Proteins encoded in a region of the uncultured Paludibaculum sp. genome:
- a CDS encoding VOC family protein, with protein sequence MDDVRLAGMLTRRAAVMLAAAAPQSFGHEGEKTMGRPVVHFEIGCRDQAKTSEFFSKLFGWQIQAAGPAYNIDTGSGQGIAGHITSLGHEPLNYTMFYVDVEDVQAALDKATELGGKMIVGPIKIPTGTFAWFSDPDGNTIGLLQRAK encoded by the coding sequence ATGGACGACGTTCGACTTGCAGGCATGCTTACCCGTCGCGCGGCCGTGATGTTGGCGGCCGCCGCGCCGCAGTCATTTGGACACGAAGGAGAGAAGACCATGGGACGCCCTGTCGTTCATTTTGAGATTGGTTGCCGCGATCAAGCGAAGACCAGCGAGTTCTTTTCCAAACTGTTCGGCTGGCAGATTCAAGCGGCCGGGCCGGCGTACAACATCGATACAGGCAGCGGACAAGGCATCGCGGGCCACATCACGTCGTTGGGCCACGAGCCGCTGAATTACACGATGTTCTATGTCGACGTCGAGGATGTGCAGGCAGCGCTCGACAAGGCCACGGAGTTGGGGGGCAAGATGATCGTGGGACCGATCAAGATCCCAACGGGCACGTTCGCCTGGTTCTCCGACCCGGACGGAAACACGATCGGGCTGCTCCAGCGGGCAAAGTAG
- a CDS encoding GH92 family glycosyl hydrolase has translation MFFRVFPVLILSSTLLAAATDATRQVNVFIGTGGHGHTYPGATVPHGMVQLSPDTYNFGWDWCSGYHYSDSSIMGFSHNHLSGTGIGDLLDVLIMPGTGPAKIVPGSRENPNEGYRSRFSHNDETAVPGYYSVLLKDYNIKAELTATERVGFHKYTFPASDSSHFIVDLAHAYGGPERVTAADLKIVGDSMVTGGRRVNAWAKGRHIYFAMKFSKPFERAEVVSDGKVLDAATREGNSRNVKGLLHFKTAAGEVIEVKVALSAVSVEGALKNLETEIPGWDFEKVRAKAHADWEKELSRASIETKDEKKAQIFYTALYHTLLAPTLFEDVDGQYRGMDNEVHQLKAGDHNYSTFSLWDTFRALHPLYTLMQRDRLPGLVNCLVRQAEESPSGVPIWPLQGRETFCMTGYHSAPVIAEAMAKGINGVDYERAYTKLYQRAMADDYRGLGYFRKLGYIPSDKEEESATKTLEYSYDAWSVAQIAKALGKMGDYEKLLGQAGNYRNLWDKSTGFVRPRLADGEWAAPFDPKTTGVSKKWRDFTEANSWQATWGAQQDPQGYINLLGGRGEFVAKLDELFDQKTETVGEKVADMTGLVGQYAHGNEPSHHIAYLYAYAGAPYKTQERVRYLLDHLYGSTPDDGVSGNEDCGQMSAWYVISSLGFYAVDPASGNYVFGTPLFDRATLEMGAGHKLVVEAARKSPSDQYIQSVILNGKPYGKAWFPHSAIADGGKIVFQMGAKPNVQFASGVGDAPPSMTKQAAN, from the coding sequence ATGTTTTTTCGAGTCTTCCCCGTCCTTATCCTTTCGTCTACTTTGCTCGCCGCAGCTACCGACGCCACTCGCCAGGTGAATGTTTTCATCGGCACGGGCGGACACGGCCACACCTATCCCGGCGCCACGGTGCCGCACGGCATGGTGCAACTGAGCCCGGATACGTACAACTTCGGATGGGACTGGTGTTCTGGGTACCACTACTCCGACTCCTCGATCATGGGGTTCAGCCACAACCACCTGAGTGGTACCGGCATTGGCGACCTGCTCGACGTGCTGATTATGCCGGGCACGGGACCAGCGAAGATCGTGCCCGGGTCGCGGGAGAATCCCAATGAGGGCTACCGGTCACGTTTCTCGCACAACGACGAGACCGCCGTACCCGGCTACTATTCCGTGCTGCTGAAGGATTACAACATCAAGGCCGAGCTCACGGCCACCGAGCGCGTGGGGTTCCATAAGTACACGTTCCCGGCGAGCGATTCGAGCCATTTCATCGTGGATCTGGCTCACGCCTACGGCGGGCCGGAGCGCGTCACGGCGGCGGATTTGAAGATCGTCGGCGATTCCATGGTCACCGGTGGGCGCCGGGTGAACGCGTGGGCCAAGGGGCGGCATATCTATTTTGCGATGAAGTTCTCCAAGCCGTTCGAGCGGGCTGAGGTCGTGTCGGACGGCAAGGTTCTGGACGCGGCGACGCGTGAAGGTAATAGCCGGAACGTGAAAGGTCTTCTCCATTTCAAAACCGCAGCCGGCGAAGTGATCGAGGTGAAGGTGGCTCTTTCGGCCGTAAGCGTGGAAGGTGCGCTGAAGAACCTGGAGACCGAGATCCCGGGTTGGGATTTTGAGAAGGTCAGGGCCAAGGCGCACGCGGATTGGGAGAAGGAACTCTCACGAGCCAGCATCGAAACCAAGGACGAGAAGAAGGCGCAGATCTTCTACACGGCCCTCTATCACACGCTGTTGGCACCGACTCTGTTTGAGGACGTCGACGGGCAGTACCGGGGGATGGACAACGAAGTACACCAGTTGAAAGCCGGAGACCACAACTACAGCACCTTCTCGCTGTGGGATACATTCCGGGCGCTGCATCCGCTATACACGCTGATGCAGCGGGACCGGCTACCGGGCCTGGTGAACTGCCTGGTGCGGCAAGCGGAGGAGAGCCCGTCGGGCGTTCCGATCTGGCCGCTGCAGGGCCGGGAAACGTTCTGCATGACGGGCTACCATTCGGCGCCTGTGATTGCCGAGGCGATGGCGAAGGGCATCAACGGCGTCGACTACGAGCGCGCGTACACGAAGCTCTACCAACGGGCGATGGCGGATGACTACCGGGGGCTTGGATACTTCCGGAAGCTCGGCTACATTCCCAGCGATAAGGAAGAGGAGTCGGCCACAAAGACGCTGGAGTACAGCTACGACGCGTGGTCGGTGGCGCAGATCGCGAAGGCGCTGGGGAAGATGGGCGACTACGAGAAACTGCTGGGTCAGGCCGGCAACTACCGGAATCTGTGGGACAAGTCGACGGGCTTCGTGCGGCCACGGCTGGCTGACGGCGAGTGGGCTGCTCCGTTCGATCCCAAGACGACGGGCGTCTCGAAGAAGTGGCGCGATTTCACTGAGGCCAACTCGTGGCAGGCGACGTGGGGCGCGCAGCAGGATCCGCAGGGCTACATCAATCTGCTTGGCGGCCGGGGAGAGTTCGTCGCGAAGCTGGACGAGTTGTTCGACCAGAAGACGGAGACGGTGGGCGAGAAGGTCGCCGACATGACCGGGCTGGTGGGCCAGTACGCGCACGGGAACGAACCGAGCCACCACATCGCCTATCTCTACGCCTACGCTGGCGCACCCTACAAGACGCAGGAGCGGGTGCGCTATCTGTTGGATCACCTGTACGGCAGCACGCCGGATGACGGCGTATCGGGCAATGAAGATTGCGGACAGATGTCGGCCTGGTATGTGATCAGTTCGCTAGGTTTCTATGCGGTCGATCCGGCCAGCGGCAACTATGTGTTCGGGACTCCGCTGTTCGACCGCGCCACGCTCGAAATGGGCGCAGGCCACAAACTGGTGGTGGAGGCCGCCCGGAAGTCCCCCTCAGACCAATACATCCAGTCGGTCATACTGAACGGCAAGCCGTATGGGAAAGCCTGGTTCCCGCACTCCGCCATAGCCGACGGCGGGAAGATCGTGTTCCAGATGGGCGCGAAACCGAATGTGCAGTTTGCGTCCGGGGTGGGCGACGCTCCGCCGTCAATGACGAAGCAAGCGGCGAACTGA
- a CDS encoding DUF4337 domain-containing protein, whose translation MSVNEELREHSEHAHDDFSRKAGAGMAIIAALLAVVAVYGHLMTTEELLAQQKASDQWAFFQAKSLRRYQSEVARDILKATPGDRALAESAKYDSNLTRYEKEGEEIKNKAEELSKDSALSGRRALRLHIGEIFLEMAIVFSSLAILTRKHLFWYSGIVSAALGSVISATSFLILH comes from the coding sequence ATGTCTGTCAACGAAGAGCTTCGCGAGCATTCCGAGCACGCCCACGACGATTTCAGCCGGAAGGCTGGCGCGGGGATGGCCATTATCGCCGCGCTGCTGGCTGTGGTGGCTGTTTATGGTCATTTGATGACGACCGAGGAACTGCTGGCGCAACAGAAGGCGTCGGACCAATGGGCGTTCTTCCAGGCGAAATCGCTACGCCGCTATCAGTCGGAGGTGGCTCGGGACATTCTGAAGGCGACGCCCGGCGACCGTGCACTGGCGGAATCGGCCAAATACGACTCCAATCTGACGAGATATGAGAAGGAGGGGGAGGAGATCAAGAACAAGGCGGAGGAGTTGAGCAAGGACAGCGCCTTGTCCGGCCGGCGAGCGCTACGCCTTCACATTGGGGAGATCTTCCTGGAGATGGCGATCGTCTTTTCGTCGCTGGCCATTCTGACACGGAAGCATCTGTTCTGGTACTCGGGTATCGTCAGCGCTGCCCTGGGTTCGGTGATCAGCGCCACCTCGTTTCTGATCCTCCACTGA
- a CDS encoding YciI family protein: MKFVCLGYIEANKFESMPETERNAMVDECFTYDDLLRRNGHFAAGEGLQGPNTAATLRWKNGKVVVTDGPYAETKEQLGGILVLEARDLNHAIELMSKHPGVKAGPFEIRPAADLTGMIQESEKRRA, from the coding sequence ATGAAATTCGTTTGCCTGGGCTACATCGAAGCGAATAAGTTCGAATCGATGCCCGAAACCGAACGGAATGCGATGGTGGACGAGTGCTTCACCTACGATGACCTGCTGCGGAGGAACGGTCACTTCGCGGCCGGCGAAGGGCTGCAGGGTCCCAACACCGCCGCGACCTTGCGGTGGAAGAACGGGAAGGTAGTGGTTACGGACGGTCCGTATGCAGAAACGAAGGAGCAGTTGGGAGGCATTCTGGTACTGGAGGCGCGCGACCTAAATCACGCAATTGAGCTGATGTCGAAGCATCCAGGGGTGAAGGCCGGACCGTTCGAGATTCGACCCGCTGCGGACCTGACTGGAATGATCCAGGAGAGTGAGAAACGGCGGGCCTGA